The window atccagacaatgaaatattattcaacattaaaaagaaatgagcaattGCTTTCTTTCCGACTTGGGCCCAGCAGGATGGCTCCCGCAAAGAAGGCTGGTGAGAAGAAGAAGGGCTGGTCCGCCATCAATGAGGTGGTGACCAGAGAATACACTATCAACATTCACAAGCGCATCCATGGAGTGGGTTTCAAGAAGTGTGCGCCTCGGGCACTCAGAGAAATCCGGAAATTTGCCATGAAGGGGATGAGAACTCCAGATGTGCTCATTGATACCAGGCTCAACAAAGCTGTCTGGGCCAAACCAATAAGGAACGTCCCATACCATACCCGTGTGCGATTGTCCAGAAAACGGAATGAGGATGAAGATTCACCAAACAAGCTCTATACATTGGTTACCTATGTACCTGTCACCACTTTCAAAAATCTACAGACAGTTAATGTGGATGAGAACTAACTGCTGAGTGTCATAAATGAAGTTCTAGaaccacaaaaaaaaatgagctatcaagccatgaaaagatatagAGGAACGTTAATTGCACATTActgtgtgaaagaagccaatgtgaaaGGCTACATCCTGTATGACTCCTAaatctatgacattctggaaaaggcaaaactatggagatagtaaaaagatcacTGGTTGCCAGAGTttagtggggaggaagggatgaataGGAGGAACATGGaagacttttagggcagtgaaactactgtgtatgatactgtaatggtggatacatgtctaaataaggtcacaatatgaggtactgggggttagaacttcacCATGTGATTTTAGGAAGACACAGAAATTTCTTATACTCCACATCAAAAACTTCACTGACCCAAGAATGGTGATTCAGAGGGTGTCTGTAAAAATTAGGATGCTCTTGGCTGTGAGTACCAAAAACGTGACTCTGTCGGCCATGTGAGTGAACTATATTGGGTGTCCAGCCCAGCTGAGCCTTCAGATCATTAAATTCCCAGATCACATTTGCAACCACATAAGAAATCCCAAGAAAGAACTTCCCAGCTAAACTTTCCTCCAGTTCCTGACTCACAAATTTGTCAGCAGAGTAAAATGGTTTCCGTAAGACAGTATGTTTTGGGTAATTGGTTACACAGCAACAGTAACTTAATAGGAAGAAGTATCCAGATCATGTAAAGAACTCCTATGaagcattaaaaatgataaacttcCCAactaagaaatgggaaaaaacattattaagaatttcaaacaaAAAGAATCAGAAGTAGCCCCCTAACTAAGGTATTAAACCTCATTTATgattagagaaattcaaaataaaggtACAATAAAATAACAATTGACATCCCTCAGAACTGGCAATATTTAAGTCACACAATATAAAATGTTCATGATGATATGGAGATTGATGGAGGTATAAATTGGTATAGCAaagtggaaaacaatttggcgaTATCTCTTAAAACTGAAGACATTCTCTTAAAACTGAAGACAGTCTttgacccagcaatgccactgCTAGGTACAAGCCCAGTGAAACTCTCCAAGAATATTCGGAGCTGCACTGTTTGTGATAGCTGAAAAtgggaaacaacttaaatatctgTCAAtgggaaaaattgataaataaattttGGTACACACATATCCATTCACCATAACGGATACTATACAGAAGTGAAAATTAATGAATCAGATTTGCATGTATCAAAATGGTGATTTTCACAAACATAATGGTTGGctaataaaatggataaatatggAGAACATACCATTTATGTAAAGCTTAAAACATGAGAACACAATACTACCAATTGTTGAAGGATTTATTTGCAGTGGAAggacaaagaaatgcaaatgcagACCAGTGCTTCCCTCTGTGGGGCAGAGAGTGCGAGACAGTTGGGAAGGAGTACACAAGGGGGTGAACCTTTGGTGgcagtgttttatttcttaggtACTACACATAGGAGTATTGGTTACACTTttccttatacattttggatGTTAAATATTGCagaatgtatttttgaaagtattGAATTACCAGAAGCTCTTGTAAAAAATTCCCAGGCCTATCTCAGACTCAGCAGAACAGACTCTCCAGTAATCTGCCCCCTGGACGACTCTGCCACTGGTCTAAGCCAGGGGAAGGTCATCCCAGTGGAGATGGCTTTCTTCACTGTCTATTAAACTTTCCACCTTATAAGAGACGTTTATCCATCAGTTACCCAATTTTGGTGCCTTTGTGCTAGTACTATGCAAGGCAATGGGGACATAAAAGCAAATAAGACATTTTTACTGGCTTTAATGGTCTTCTGTTTGAGTGGAGGAGACAATATTCTTCACTGTCCTTTGGGCACAGAGTGGAGGAGCTCCATAATCATACAAAGGTTAACCCCAATTGCAAAAACTTTCAAACTGAACATATTAAAATCTTTCACTTTGAACTTGGAGTCCCCAAATCCTTTCTTCTTGACATCCAGGACATCCACAGATCTGCCTCAGTGCACCTGGCTTGGACCTCTACATGCCTCTTCCCAGAGAAATTCTGGATGCCCCCCTCTGCTTTAGCTGTACTGTCATCTCTCCTCAATGTCTCTTAACTGCCATTTACTCACTTTGTTACTTTGGGCTGGTTGTGTTTCATCCTGAGcttcactttctgcctctgtaaGTTGAGTAGATGATTGAGCCCTCAGGCAAAACTGGGACCAGGATGTAGTCCTCTAGATCATCATGCTATTTCATTGCCTTTCTAGGATCACAAAATGGTGATTTGGAAATTGGCTAGCAAGTATTTTATGAGAGATGGATTCTGAGTAACCTCTTAGATGTTTTTAGGGGAAAAGACACACATGGTAGACTTTGAAAGCGTTCCTGACAAGGTCTAATTCCATATGCCACAAAAAGCAAATCATCACCTTTGGAGGGAGACAATTTTAGATGATTTCCCCATCTTCCTGTGTGATTGAGCTGAAAGGAAACCTACACATGTGAAGTTGAGCCAATTTCCTCTTGAGTAAATGTGAGGATGATTTTTCCTTCTCACAGGGACTATGAATAGACAGAAATAAGGGAAGTAAATTCTAATGTGGATAAAACAACCAGAGAAGAAAAGGTCCCAAGTCTACTCAAAAGGCAATGGGGACCAATTTTGGATCCATCTTCAGCTCTACCTGCAGAAAGGTGCATGACCTTGAACATGTCCCTCAAGTCCTCTGAGCCTCATGAGTCAA is drawn from Camelus ferus isolate YT-003-E chromosome X, BCGSAC_Cfer_1.0, whole genome shotgun sequence and contains these coding sequences:
- the LOC102511866 gene encoding 60S ribosomal protein L31, which encodes MAPAKKAGEKKKGWSAINEVVTREYTINIHKRIHGVGFKKCAPRALREIRKFAMKGMRTPDVLIDTRLNKAVWAKPIRNVPYHTRVRLSRKRNEDEDSPNKLYTLVTYVPVTTFKNLQTVNVDEN